One Gemmatimonadaceae bacterium DNA segment encodes these proteins:
- the nadA gene encoding quinolinate synthase NadA, translated as MTSLATPPAPPLPAADSPTASLRELSDRIRALARDKRAVILAHNYERPEVQDVADYVGDSLGLSREAARTDAQVIVFCGVHFMAETAKILSPGKTVLLPDINAGCSLADTMTASDLIAWKKEHPGAVVVSYVNTTAAVKAETDYCCTSGNAVEVINAIPADREILFGPDMFLGAHVRRVTGRTNIHVWMGECHVHAGITPQSLARQRAEHPGAEVLVHPECGCSTNVLEAMSAGAIPSEGVQVLSTEGMIKRPGISGATSFIVATETGILHRLRRANPDKTFHAASDRAECQYMKMTTLPKLLASLERMQYEVTVPADIAARARLALERMVSIGGSQAATNVPPEMAGE; from the coding sequence ATGACGTCCCTCGCCACTCCTCCCGCCCCGCCTTTGCCCGCCGCGGACTCGCCCACGGCGAGCTTGCGCGAACTGTCTGACCGCATTCGTGCGCTCGCCCGCGACAAGCGCGCCGTCATCCTCGCCCACAACTACGAACGCCCCGAGGTGCAGGACGTCGCCGACTACGTGGGCGATTCGCTCGGCCTCAGCCGTGAAGCGGCGCGCACCGATGCGCAGGTGATCGTCTTCTGCGGCGTGCACTTCATGGCCGAGACGGCCAAGATCCTCTCGCCGGGGAAGACTGTGCTGCTTCCCGACATCAACGCCGGCTGCTCCCTCGCCGACACGATGACGGCGAGCGACCTCATCGCGTGGAAGAAGGAACATCCCGGCGCCGTCGTGGTGAGCTACGTCAACACCACCGCGGCGGTGAAGGCCGAGACCGATTACTGCTGCACGTCGGGCAACGCGGTCGAGGTCATCAATGCGATTCCCGCCGACCGTGAGATCCTCTTTGGTCCCGACATGTTTCTCGGCGCCCACGTGCGTCGCGTGACCGGGCGCACGAACATCCACGTGTGGATGGGCGAATGTCATGTGCACGCGGGAATCACACCGCAGTCGCTGGCCCGGCAGCGGGCCGAGCATCCGGGCGCCGAGGTCCTCGTGCACCCTGAGTGTGGATGCTCGACCAACGTTCTCGAGGCAATGTCTGCCGGCGCGATTCCCAGTGAAGGGGTGCAGGTGCTGTCGACCGAGGGAATGATCAAGCGCCCGGGGATCTCCGGCGCCACGTCATTCATCGTGGCGACCGAGACGGGGATACTCCACCGGTTGAGGCGCGCCAATCCGGACAAGACGTTCCATGCCGCGAGCGATCGTGCCGAGTGCCAGTACATGAAGATGACCACGCTTCCCAAGTTGCTCGCGTCGCTGGAACGCATGCAGTACGAGGTGACAGTCCCTGCCGACATCGCCGCGCGCGCGCGCCTCGCGCTCGAGCGGATGGTGAGCATTGGCGGAAGCCAGGCGGCCACCAACGTGCCGCCGGAGATGGCCGGGGAGTAA
- a CDS encoding CopD family protein, protein MVGSALFAWRIAPVFPGDARRAAGVGAERLMRWAGVLASLAIAARLVQQSAAFADTASEWKTAVPIVLGSTTWGKGWILQALALPVALLAAPRGMRHAGIARLALGMALLALCAAPAFSGHAVGAPRLAPLAVAFDTAHVMAAGAWLGTLTALAAVAIPIARGHPAIAGHPGEVMIAALSRFSPIALASAAILALTGAFAAWLHLEALSALWRSDYGLMLVRKLVLLAGTGAAGAYNWKVVTPRIAAGGDLRALVRTVTVELLFAAALVSVTALLVATPLPAES, encoded by the coding sequence ATGGTCGGCTCGGCGCTCTTCGCATGGCGCATCGCCCCTGTCTTCCCCGGCGACGCTCGGCGCGCGGCTGGCGTCGGAGCGGAACGCCTGATGCGCTGGGCGGGAGTCCTGGCCTCGCTGGCCATCGCTGCGCGACTCGTGCAGCAGTCGGCCGCCTTTGCCGATACGGCATCAGAGTGGAAGACGGCGGTCCCCATCGTGCTGGGGAGCACGACATGGGGAAAGGGGTGGATTCTCCAGGCGCTCGCGCTCCCGGTGGCGCTCCTCGCCGCGCCGCGCGGGATGCGCCACGCCGGCATCGCGCGGCTGGCGTTAGGCATGGCGCTCCTCGCACTGTGCGCCGCGCCCGCCTTCTCCGGCCACGCGGTGGGCGCGCCACGACTCGCGCCGCTCGCCGTCGCGTTCGATACAGCCCATGTCATGGCCGCGGGAGCGTGGCTCGGGACGCTCACCGCCCTCGCCGCCGTCGCGATTCCCATTGCCCGCGGACATCCCGCGATTGCCGGGCATCCCGGCGAGGTCATGATCGCGGCCCTCTCGCGATTCTCCCCCATCGCCCTCGCCAGCGCCGCCATTCTCGCCCTCACCGGCGCATTTGCCGCGTGGCTTCACCTCGAAGCGCTCTCCGCACTCTGGCGCTCCGACTACGGCCTCATGCTCGTACGGAAGCTGGTCCTCCTCGCGGGAACGGGAGCCGCCGGAGCCTACAACTGGAAAGTTGTCACGCCGCGCATCGCCGCCGGCGGCGACCTGCGCGCTCTGGTGCGAACGGTCACGGTCGAGCTTCTCTTCGCCGCCGCGCTCGTTTCCGTGACGGCGCTCCTCGTCGCGACGCCGCTCCCCGCAGAATCCTGA
- the nadC gene encoding carboxylating nicotinate-nucleotide diphosphorylase: MPMHEDPVTPPRRVTPLDTPSINRRTVLRFPLSEPQVATLVRTALDEDGAFNDITTIATVLSDRRARARLVARDVGVVAGLALAIDAFHQLDPKASKRVDAEDGTRVAKGDTVLFISGHARGLLSAERVALNFLQRLSGVATLTCKFVDQVKGTGARILDTRKTTPGWRALEKYAVRCGGGVNHRIDLSSSVLIKDNHLAAVEGDISVAVRRARDLLAAGGTVEVECDRIEQVRAALDARADIILLDNMSPEAMRECVRLVNGRAVTEASGGVSLDTVRAIALTGVDHISVGALTHSAPALNLALDFE, translated from the coding sequence ATGCCGATGCACGAAGACCCCGTGACGCCGCCGCGTCGCGTCACGCCGCTGGATACGCCAAGCATCAACCGGCGCACCGTGTTGCGCTTCCCGCTCAGCGAGCCGCAGGTGGCAACGCTGGTGCGAACGGCGCTCGATGAGGACGGCGCGTTCAACGACATCACGACGATTGCCACCGTGCTCAGCGATCGACGGGCGCGGGCGCGCCTGGTGGCGCGCGATGTGGGCGTGGTGGCGGGGCTCGCCCTGGCGATCGATGCGTTTCACCAGCTCGACCCCAAGGCGTCGAAACGCGTGGACGCCGAGGATGGCACGCGCGTGGCGAAGGGCGACACCGTGCTCTTCATCTCCGGGCATGCACGTGGGCTTTTGTCGGCAGAACGCGTGGCGCTCAACTTCCTGCAGCGCCTGTCCGGCGTGGCGACGCTCACGTGCAAGTTCGTCGACCAGGTGAAGGGGACGGGGGCCCGCATCCTCGACACGCGCAAGACCACGCCGGGGTGGCGCGCCCTGGAAAAGTACGCCGTGCGATGCGGGGGCGGCGTGAACCACCGCATCGACCTGTCGTCGTCGGTGCTCATCAAGGACAATCACCTGGCCGCCGTCGAGGGCGACATCTCGGTGGCCGTGCGTCGCGCGCGTGACCTCCTCGCCGCCGGCGGCACCGTGGAAGTGGAGTGCGATCGCATCGAGCAGGTGCGCGCCGCGCTCGACGCGCGCGCCGACATCATCCTCCTCGACAATATGTCGCCCGAGGCCATGCGGGAGTGCGTGCGGCTCGTGAACGGGCGTGCCGTCACCGAGGCGTCGGGAGGCGTGTCGCTCGACACGGTGCGCGCCATCGCGCTCACCGGCGTCGACCACATCTCCGTGGGTGCGCTCACCCACTCGGCGCCGGCGCTCAACCTGGCGCTCGACTTCGAGTAG
- a CDS encoding copper resistance protein CopC, whose translation MITVSVARRAALASLTAAAGIVIAMVAALRPAHAELVRVATPPFPFHLRLEKSEPAKDETLATAPKVIRLWFSLPPEMAVTAVKLADANGASVALAAPTRGSGAKDPVQSVIQGALADGSYSVSWKTSSKDGHPIRGDFSFTVKGSAR comes from the coding sequence ATGATCACTGTATCCGTCGCCCGTCGCGCCGCCCTGGCGTCGCTCACCGCTGCCGCCGGCATCGTCATCGCCATGGTGGCGGCGCTGCGTCCGGCGCACGCCGAGTTGGTGCGCGTCGCCACGCCACCATTCCCGTTCCACCTCCGCCTCGAGAAGTCCGAGCCGGCCAAGGACGAGACGCTCGCCACGGCGCCAAAGGTCATCCGCCTCTGGTTCTCCCTTCCTCCCGAGATGGCCGTCACCGCGGTCAAGCTCGCCGACGCCAATGGCGCCTCCGTCGCCCTCGCGGCGCCTACGCGCGGCAGCGGCGCGAAGGATCCGGTCCAGAGCGTGATTCAGGGCGCCCTCGCCGATGGCTCCTACAGTGTGTCGTGGAAGACCTCGTCAAAGGACGGACATCCCATTCGCGGCGACTTCAGCTTCACCGTGAAAGGCTCGGCCAGGTAG